A stretch of Triticum aestivum cultivar Chinese Spring chromosome 1D, IWGSC CS RefSeq v2.1, whole genome shotgun sequence DNA encodes these proteins:
- the LOC123174231 gene encoding probable WRKY transcription factor 51, which translates to MAAVGAAPLLYQQQAQAAGDGCYFSFMSSYFSHGEASSNASSPASSFSAALGATPPAAPVISADPAPQFDISEYLFDEGAFAAPLPPVVSVPAVGAVAASSTTAVTARSAESAERPRTERIAFRTRSEIEILDDGYKWRKYGKKSVKNSPNPRNYYRCSTEGCSVKKRVERDRDDPAYVVTTYEGTHSHVSPSTVYYASQDAASGRFFVAGTHPPPGSLN; encoded by the coding sequence ATGGCGGCAGTCGGAGCGGCACCACTGCTCTACCAACAGCAGGCGCAGGCGGCGGGCGACGGCTGCTACTTCTCTTTCATGTCCTCCTACTTCTCCCACGGGGAAGCCAGCTCGAACGCCTCCAGCCCGGCGTCCAGCTTCTCCGCTGCGCTCGGCGCCACGCCGCCCGCTGCACCGGTGATCTCCGCCGACCCCGCGCCGCAGTTCGACATCTCCGAATACCTCTTCGACGAGGGCGCGTTCGCCGCGCCGCTCCCGCCCGTCGTCTCCGTGCCGGCCGTTGGCGCGGTTGCTGCAAGTTCGACGACCGCGGTGACTGCGAGGAGCGCCGAGTCGGCGGAGCGGCCGCGGACGGAGCGCATCGCGTTCCGGACTCGGTCGGAGATCGAGATCCTCGACGACGGCTACAAGTGGCGCAAGTACGGCAAGAAGTCCGTCAAGAACAGCCCAAACCCAAGGAACTACTACCGGTGCTCGACGGAAGGGTGCAGCGTGAAGAAGCGGGTGGAGCGGGACCGGGACGACCCGGCGTACGTGGTGACCACGTACGAGGGCACGCACAGCCACGTCAGCCCCAGCACCGTCTACTACGCCAGCCAGGACGCCGCCTCCGGCCGCTTCTTCGTCGCCGGCACACACCCGCCGCCAGGCTCACTCAACTAG
- the LOC123174240 gene encoding angio-associated migratory cell protein-like: MIRAAAVMSEGSEGEEVFIDDDDIISEIPLDEEDLPDQDDDDEQDQDMMDEVEDHSAYAFHGHTDEVFAAACSPVDASLVVSGGKDDRGFLWRIGSAEDVQELPGHNDTVSTVAFSSDGKLVACGSMDGQINVWNTATRTLQRTLEGSESGFEWLKWDLRSHIIIAGSEDFNIWMWNADTNAFLNTFAGHSNTVTCGDFTPDGELICSGSDDATLRIWDRESAHCRHVVRGHGYHTQGLTCLAITWDSQSVVSGSQDSSVHIVSIKSGQVVGSLVGHTNSVECIGISPRYNWVATRSMDETLIIWDLTHQAIRSICEHDDGVTCLAWIGSSRYVASGCIDGTVRIWDSLSGDLARILSGHRDAVQALAVSANRSSIVSVSSDKSARVFDISMFK; encoded by the exons ATGATCCGTGCGGCGGCGGTCATGAGTGAAGGCTCCGAAGGGGAGGAGGTCTTCATCGACGACGATGACATCATCAGTGAGATACCCCTGGACGAGGAAG ATCTCCCCGACCAAgacgatgatgacgagcaggaccAAGACATGATGG ATGAGGTTGAGGATCATTCAGCATATGCATTTCATGGGCATACAG ATGAGGTATTTGCGGCTGCGTGCAGTCCTGTGGATGCATCACTTGTTGTTTCTGGAGGTAAAGATGACAGAGGGTTTCTTTGGAGGATTGGATCTGCAGAGGATGTTCAAGAGCTGCCTG GACATAACGATACTGTCAGCACTGTGGCTTTCAGTTCAGATGGGAAATTAGTGGCTTGTGGAAGTATGGATGGACAGATAAATGTATGGAATACAGCTACACGAACACTTCAGCGAACCCTTGAGGGCTCTGAATCAGGCTTTGAG TGGCTTAAATGGGATCTGCGAAGTCACATTATAATTGCTGGATCAGAGGACTTCAACATATGGATGTGGAATGCGGACACCAATGCCTTTCTGAATACATTTGCTGGCCACAGTAACACAGTGACATGTGGTGATTTTACACCTGATG GTGAGCTTATTTGTAGCGGATCAGATGATGCAACACTAAGGATATGGGACCGTGAAAGTGCACACTGCAGACACGTTGTTCGAG GTCATGGTTATCATACTCAAGGACTGACATGTTTAGCTATTACATGGGACTCCCAATCAGTTGTTAGTGGCTCTCAGGATAGTTCTGTGCACATCGTGAGCATAAAATCAGGCCAG GTTGTCGGTTCATTAGTTGGCCACACTAATTCCGTCGAGTGCATTGGCATCTCACCGAG GTACAACTGGGTGGCCACAAGGAGCATGGATGAGACACTCATCATCTGGGACCTCACTCACCAAGCAATTCGATCCATTTGCGAGCATGAT GACGGCGTGACCTGCCTGGCGTGGATCGGTTCGTCGAGGTATGTAGCGTCAGGATGCATCGACGGCACGGTGCGCATCTGGGACAGCCTCTCTGGGGATCTTGCTCGCATACTGAGCGGGCACCGTGATGCCGTGCAGGCGCTGGCCGTCTCCGCCAATCGCAGCTCCATTGTCTCGGTCTCCTCGGATAAGTCTGCCCGCGTCTTTGACATATCCATGTTCAAGTGA